The Fimbriiglobus ruber genomic sequence AATATATAGTCGACAAGGTGGCCTCGCGTCCACCTGACGGATCGCGTGCTTCAGGGATTCCGTCCTGCTGACCCGCTCCGCCGCTCAGGAACGGTTATAGCCAGCGGACTGATGGCACTTTTGTTATATTTCTCTTACTATTTGGCATGATTATCGCGTATTTGCGAACTCTTCGGGGTTTAATCAAGAGACGCGCCTGCGGGAAAAGTTTGTTCTTCCGCGGGTGTTCTCTTTCATTCCCCTGAGAAGAGTCAGGCATGAAAAAGGTTGCGGACGAAGGGAGCGAGTTCGGGGACGAATCTTCGTCGGCCCTCACGACCTCGACGCTCCAAGGCGAGCACGACCTAGGCAGGGAAGACGAGCTCACCCCTCAACGAGCCACGGCTGACCCAGCCGCCGCACTCTCTGGCCATCCGGTATGGTATCGCGCCCTCCGAGTTGGGTTGGCCCTGTTGCCTCTCATTATCGTACACTTGTCGCTCGTGAGCCTCTTTTTCGTCCCGCCCACCTGGATCGAGCTCGTCTTGTTCGTGGTCATGAGCCAGTTGACCGGCATCGGGGTGACGGTCGGGTTTCACCGTTATTTGGCCCACCATGCGTTTAAAACGTCTCGGTGGCTCCAATTCGTCCTGGCCACAGCCGGGTGTACGGCGTTACAGAAGGGGCCACTCTGGTGGGTCATCTATCACCGCCAGCACCACATGCATTCGGACACCGAGGGCGATGTCCATTCGCCGGTCGTCGATGGTTTCTGGTACGCCCACATGGGGTGGCTGTTTGCCCGCGACCTGATGCGGCCCGACCTCAGTTCGATCCGCGACCTGACCAAATTCCCGGAACTGGTCTGGTTGGACCACCTGTGGATTCTCCCGGGCTTCGCCGCGGCCGGGGCGTGTTATCTCATCGACGGCTGGTCGGGATTGTTCTGGGGGTACTGTCTGAGTACGGCCGTAATTTTCCAGATCACCTTCGCGATAAACTCGTTCGGACATGTGTGGGGTCGGCAGCGGTTCGCGACCGGGGAACAGAGCCGGAACAACTGGGTGCTCGGGATTCTGGCGATGGGCGAAGGGTGGCACAACAACCACCACCGGGCGCCTACGTCGGCCCGACACGGGTTCGCGTGGTACGAGGTCGACGCCGCGTACCAGGTTATTCGCCTCCTCCGCAAGTTACGATTGGTGTGGGACGTTCGTCAGCCACCGGCCGCGGCTCTTGCGGCAGCCGGCCGAACCGTGAGTCCTGCGTGAGCTGTTCAAGCACGAGGATTTTGCAATCGCGGGGGCATGGTGTTAGGTCGAGATCTCTTGCTTTTTAAGAACCGTAGTGCCCAATTTTACCTTCGAACAACGTCGGATAGATGGACCAAAAAGTTCTTGAAGTTACCTGTGGTTTAGCCGTATTTTGAAACGAATAATGGTAAGCGGGGAAAGAATGCCTTTTTCTGATTTCGCGCCCGAAAGCGGTTTGTTACCTCATGAGTGGCAATAACGGGACGGTACCCGACAATGTTTTTAGCGTCGAGCTTGCACGAAATGAATTGGAAACCGAACTGGCGTTAGTGACGAGTTTCCTGGAAAAACTAGGAGTCTACATCAACCACATGGATTTTGCGTGTGACGCGTTCGAGCGGGCCGAAAGCGAGACCGACAAGCAGATCGTCAGTGAATTCATGCTTTATATAAATGACGAAATTGCCAAACTTGTACGCAACCGTGCGTAACCCGATTTTTACCCCGCTTCGGCGGGGCTTTTTCATATCGCACTGAAAGAACAATTCATTGCACTCTTGAACCTAATATCTTCCGCTGCAAAACACTCGGCCCGGCGTTGCCACCGTTCCACGACCTCACGTGTTCCGTGTCGCCTCCGCCGGAGACAAATGCCCAAACTCACTGGCGCAGCGAACGGCAAAGGTAAACGCGCTTCATGCCGCCGGGTTCGGTACAGGGCTTAGCTCGGCGTCGGCCGCCTCCATCGGGTGCCAAGCGATCCCCGGTTGGATTGCCGGCACCTGCCCGCCAGCCACCTCGACGATCTCCTCGAAGAGTACCCGCGCTTGCCCGGTCGGCATGTAGCCTTGCGGCGGGGCCAGCTTCGGCTCGGCCCGCAATCCCTGAAGGGCGGCAGCCTCGGCGGCCTCCGTGTCGGCGGCTTCAACAAACCGGGTGACGTAGAATCCGACCGACCTTGACTCACCGACCGTCTGGCTAGGGAAGTTCTCACCGCAGATGATGCACCGGAACCACGCCATTCGCATCCTCCGAAGCTCCGGCTTTCAACGCCGAACGCCCATGTTCAGCAGCCCCGCCGCTCAAGCGACCGCACCCATGAGGAGCCGTCACGCGGCGGGGTCTTCCGCGGCGCCTTGTTCGGTGTCTTCCTCCGAGCTGCCAACTGTCCAATCACGCCGACTTTCGCGAAGCGATACCTAATGCGCAATAGCGGCATGTTAATTTTTGATCATCAGCTGCCTTACACGCTCGGCCCCTTTAGACTTGTCTGCCTCCCATTGCTTTGGTGCGAGCTTAGCGTACTGTCTGTAGTGGGAGGCCGCCTCAGAAATCTTTCCCGTACCTTCATATGTCAGGGCGAGCCAAAAATTCGCCCCCGCATCCGCCGGGTCGAGGTGAATCGCTTCTGATAGATCGCTGACGGCGTCATCGAATTTTCCTTCGAACGAGTGAACTATTCCCCTGTTACGGAAAGCATCCGATGATTTTGGCTCGCGTCGGATCGCTTCGTCAAAGTCTTTTAGTGCGCCAGCAGGATTGTAATAGTACTCACGAGAATATTTTTCGCTGTCCTTCATGTATTTAACTAATGCTTCAAAATCGACGTGGTTTTCCCATGCGATCAGTCGAGCCCTGTGGTGTCCGCCGACCGACGCGCAACCCCGCATGATGTACGCACTAGTGTTGTTCGGGTTGATGCGAATCACATCCGTGTAATCCGTTACGGCTTTTTTATATTCGAGCTTTCCCGTCCAAGCCGACGCGCGGTCGTTATAGATAATGACTCCGAGTTCGCTCCAAGTGAGCAGGTCGCGTTTGTCGTCGGCTTCCGTCCTTTTTTCGTACTGCGCTACAGCTTCCGAATAGTCCACCAACGCGACATCGCGCGCGTTCATTAATTTATACGCGTGTGCCCGACCATCCAAAGATAATATCAATGTTTTGCCCGTGCCAAGTTTGACGGCTATGTTAAAGCACGCAATCGATCTATGGAATTCAGTCGCGTCGCGGAATTTTTTCCCGCGCAACCGGAAGTACTCCGCGTTTTCCGCGTTCTTGGTATTATTTTTCAAATCGTCGTTTTCCACTTCAAGCTTTTCAACTCGTTCCTCAATATTATCCAGACGCCGCTTGATTGATCCGATCTCCGCGTTAGTCTTTTGCACCATCTTTCGGAATTCTTCTCGTGTGGTTCGTTCGTTAACGCTCTCCCGCAGTTTGCGAATCTCGTCCCGCATCTCCCCCCGCATCGCGGAATTATATTCCAAGTCCTTTAGCCGTGCGTCCAAGAGGCGCATGTCTGGCTTGTCCGTGACGCTATCCCACACCTCGTCAATGAGCTTGCCGGCAACGTACTCGCCCAGGAATGTGCCGACATAAAGTAAGACGGGATCAACCGCCTTCGCTTGCGTCGGTATGGCGATCAACACACCCAGCAACGCAAGCACTTTGATATTCATGGACATGACACCTCATGCATTGTCGCTGAACAAGGGATTAGCCCGCGCCGGGGGCGTCGGCACGGATAGCCGGTCGCCGGTTAGCGTAGCCTGTGCCAGCCCCGGCGACGAGGGCACGTTCTGTCATTTGCATGACACTCCCCCGGCCTAGGCCTTCTGGGTCGAACGGCCGGGACTGGCAGCCCCCCCCGCCGACTACACCCTCGCACCGAACACCTAAGGCGGGTCCGCTGAAACGCCTTGTTCAGCACGCCCACTTCCCAGGAACCCAGGACTACCGCCGCGGGTGAGCGGCCACGCACACCCGCGCCACACTGATCCACGGCCGGACGTTTGGCTAGCGCACTCGGCCCTGCAGCGACCACGTTTCCCGGTTCCGCGTGTCCCGCATCGCCCCTGCCGGAGCCGAACGCCCGAGCTCAGCAGCCCCGCCACGGAAGCGACACTCCCCATGAGGAGCCGTCACGCGGTGGGATCTGTTGGATCTTTTGGTTCGCCCCTCCGCCCTGCGAAGCACGTTCACAACCACCTACGCTGCCAAGGAAAGGTGGTGGCTGGACGAAAGACAAGGCCTCGTCCGGCCGAAACGACATCATCACCTTTCGGATCTTTTTACTTCGCGACTTTTAAGGCGACCTTCACGCGGTTACCGTCCGGAAAGACGTTATACCCTTCGAGCGCCTGTCCTTTCAGGTACATGGTACAGGTCCACTTGGTGACGGTATTCACCGGCCGCAGGACCAGTTTGTTATCACTGATCTCGCCCACGATCTCTCGCTCGGGGTACGCCTCCTTCATGTCCGGCTTCGCAAGCCACGTTCCTTTAACCTTGTTCCCGGTTCGCTCGGTGATCGTGACTGCAAAAGTTCCGCGCTCCGAACCTGCCTTCTCGCCAGCGTAGTCTCCGGAAAGCGTAGTCTCCGTGGGAAGCAGTTCCGAAAGCGTCTTTTTTTGCGGCTCTTCCTTCTTGGTGGTTGTCTTGGCTGCCTTCAGTTGCTCGATCTCTCTCTTGAGCTGCTCGTTCTCCACTCGGGCAACCTTCAGCTCTCGCTCCAGCAGCTCGACCTCCTTTTTGAGTTTCTTCACCTCGTCGGTGTCTTGGCCGCGGGCGTTCGACGTCCCGGTGAGGACGAGGAGCGCCACCGCCAGCATCGTGAACCGAACCATCGACATCCTCCGTGGCTGTTGCCGAACCATGAGCTAAGTGGCATCCGTGCGGCACAGCGACTCCCTGCCTTTTACGCGGACCGGCGAGTCGACTTCAGCGGAAGTTCGGTCGCCGACCCCCGCGACACTCCGGCGACGACACGCCCCGAGAGCTACTTAGCTCAAGGTTCGGCCGCTGTCCTCGTGAATCAGCTCGCTAGGACATCCCTGGGGCCTGGAGTGGACCCCGGGGACCATCACTCCACTCGGACCGACGGGGTGGCATGCCGCGAGGACTTCACCAGAGTGAACGTGCCTTGAATCCTCGAAACGCTCGAATCCCTTCGTCAAAGGTTACCAGAGCGGTCGCAATGTCGCCACTTCCTGCGAAGATTTTGTCACTCGTTCTGTTGCTGCGGAATCCTAGATGGCCTCTCGGCTCTTCATGCTCTTCCCTCCCGACACCACGCCCTGCATCCCGACCAGGGAGACTGAAGCAGACAGCCTAAACCCGCAACCTGCCAGACGGGTTTCCCTTCGGGAGCCTCCCGTCTTCGGTTGACGGGTGCAGGCGACCAGCCGCTTCGGACGTTCTCCCATCGGGACGCGATCAGGCGTGCCGGAACAGAAGGAGAAAGACCATGACTTCACCCGCTCACAAAATCCGCATCGGCAACCTCTCAGCGATCATCTGGCGTAACCCCAGCGATAAAGGTGCCTGGTACAGCCTGCAAATCACCCGGAGCTACAAAAACGGTGATGACGAATGGCGGAACACCGACGCTCTGGGATACGACGACGCCTTGACCGCGGCGAAGCTTTTGGACCTCGCTCATACCTGGATTACGCACCAGCTCGAAGCAGACCGAAAGGGCCGGAAAGAGGCGGTTGCGTGAACGCGAGAATCGCGATAAACACGAAGGGGCCGGAATGGAACGTAACCGTTCACGGGAGTCGCTGGCACTGACAGACAATCGTAATCGCAAATTTGCCTTGTTTTTCGGGACTATTGCGGGCGGCGCCCACATGTTTACTTGAGTCCGAGGGCGATTTTACCCGCCTTTAGACCACATTATTGATCCGGGGTCATGTATATAATGTACACTATCAGAGTGAAAAACAGCTTGTTTTCGGGGAACTTTATAACCCGTTGTTCAGGTGAACAAATGCTTTAGCCCCGTGAACGGTTGCAATGGAACTCCGGCCCCAAACACCACCTCAACGTGAAAGGATCAAGGTGATGACATGCGAATCTACACTTTTTCAATCTGAACAGTCAACAGCTCAACCCGAACAAACGGGGCTCGCACTTCAGCGAAGTCTCTCCGACATCACGGCGGAGTACGATCAAAAACTGGCTTCCCTACCCCAGGCCATCGCCAATTTCGAGGCGGCCGGCACGACATTAAAAACCGCCGCTTGTATCGGCGGAACGTGGGGAAACAGCAGCATCGACACCGGGCATGTCTACGAGGGCAAGCTCCAGGATGCGTTGCTACAATCTGCCTGGTTACACGTTTACAACGGGCTGAACATCGAGCGGATCGCCAGTGCCGCAGATAAGCGACGGTTCCAGCAGGCGATGGTGAGCCCGGCCCCATTCACTCTCGAAAATATCCGGGCGACGTTCGGCGATTTCATTCTTAACCCCCGGGGTAACATCCTTCGAGGTTTGGCCGAAGTGTTCTGCGACCTCGATCCCGCGTACAAGAGCCACGACAAGGTCAGGATTGGCGTCAAAGGCTTGCCGAAAAGGGTTATCCTGTCGAGCCTCAGCGACTATGGTTGGGGGCGTGATCGCCTCACCAACATCCTCAACGCTCTCGCGGCTTACCAGAACAAACCGCTGGCGGAGTACTCGGAAACAAGCCATTTCCTGAAGGATGGCGACAGCCTGGCGATTGCTCGCGGCGTTCGGCTAAAGCGGTTCGCCAATGGCAACGGACACCTGTTCTTCGAGCCGGATGCCCTCCGCGACATCAATCTTGCCCTTGCTGAATACTACGGCGAAGTGCTTCCCGACACCTCGGAAGATAAGCCAACAGAGAAGCGACCCGGGACGGCCGTCTCGAAAGACCTCCAGTATTACCCGACGCCCGCTGCCGTGGTGGAACAGGTACTGGCGGACGTATACATTCGCGAAGGGGAACGGGTGTTGGAACCTTCCTGCGGATGCGGCCGGTTCCTCGATGCCATACGGAAAAAGGGAGCGGATGCCGTCGGGATCGAGGTTGACCCCGGCAGAGCCGCTCAGGCGAGGGCCAAGGGCCACAAGGTCCTGCTGGCCAACTTCCTGGAAACCGTTCCCACCCGGGATTACGACCACGTGGTTATGAATCCTCCCTTCTTCGGGCAACACTATGCGAAGCACGTCAACCACGCTCTTAAATTCCTGAAGCCGGGTGGAAAGCTGACCGCCATACTGCCGGCCACCGCCCGCTATGACCACGGGTTGCTCAATGGCCGCTGGCAAGACCTCCCGGTGGGATCGTTCAGCGAGAGCGGAACGAACATCAACACCACGGTCCTGACGATGTGGGCACCGAAGGAGGCAGCATGACCGCGGATCTTTTTACTGGACTGAATGCGTCGTTCGAGGACATCCTTGGCAAGAACTCCACGACGTTTACCGAAAGTGTTCGACGCAACCGATGGGCAGAGTGGCTGCGAGCCGCGCGGCGAGAAGGTCCCGAGGGGCGCAAGGTAGCCAAACTCTGGCTTGCCCACGAATGCCACAGGTGCAGCACCGGAACGGCGGCTGGTGTGACCTCCAGGGACTTCCCTGCACGGTAAATCCTGTTCTGTCGTTTCGTGGCGGCATGATCGGGATGGCGTGCATGGGAGCAGGCTTCGAGGAAAGCCAGCCCCATGAAACGCAGAAATTTGACACATGACAAAGTGTTTGACAGTTACACAAAATAGCGCTACGGTCCACCCATCGGCGGCAATGAAGCCGCTGGCACATCGGAAGGAAATCTGACCATGTTTAAGCACCAAGCTATCTTCTCCGCAGAACTCGTCACCAAGTGGAACGCCGGACAGCACGCGAGGTCCGCAATGTGATCCGTGGGCTAAAGAACAAGGCTCAAGCGCCTACATCGCGGCTCGTGTCGCGGTGTTGCTCGAATCCGAAGAGGCGTGGAAATTCATCGACTTCATGGACCCAAACAACTGATTTCGACGCCCTAGGCATGGCGGTAAAAAGTCCAAAACATCTAACCAGCAAGGAGGCTGACATGACGAAAGCAGAACACACAACAGGACATCTCGTGTTTGAAGGCTCAGGTGATTTCGACGCGTTCAATCAAGCAGAGGCGTTTTTGAGGGCTGCCGGGTTCTCCTATGGTTCGATGGAACGAGGGGCTCCGATCGGGTTCGCGTACGGGGATTGCCTGATTTCAAAATGGCGGAACCTTTCGACTCGCGACAAGGATCAACTCGACGGGCAGATCAGCACCGATACGTCTTTTCGCTCCGGACCAGTGTATGTCGATCTTTACGGCGACGCTTCGGAAGATGCTCGCAAGGCATTTGCCAAGGCCCAAGGGGAGAACGCGGAGTTGGCGGCATGACCAAGGACATGACTGACAACTTCATCCGCGACTTTGGCGAAGACCTCCTGGAAGCTATCTGCGAAGCGGCGTGGAACAGGGAAAACGTAGACGGGCTGGTGTTCTTCATGGATCACCACATGCGTGATGCCGCGAACTGGCTTCACCAGGGTACGTTCCAGTACGGCGAAAAGGAATATCTCTTCGAGCTTGAGCAAGGGAATTGGCGGGGCTGTGCCATCGAGTATGGCGAGAATCTTGACCTGAAGCCGCCAGCGGTTTTCCGGAAGGTATTCCGCCCCCGAGATCCCGAACATCAGACGGCGAAGGTAGTATTCCCCCTATGGCAGAAAGAGGAGTGGTTCAAGAAGAAGCAGGGCGAGATGAATTACGACCTGACCTTCTCGCCGACGACGCAGACCATTCAGCATTATCGGGATTGGGCGGCCAAGAAGGGAATGGTGATCGAGACCGAGATGGTTCAGCCATGACCGCCGCAGCGTTTTACAAGCTGGTCCTCGCCCTTTGGGGTGAGGAGTGGCGGCCGGAGCTTCGCAAGCTGCTTGAGGCTCACGGGCACAGCTATTCGCGTCAAAGCGTCTGGAACTGGAAAGCGGGCAAATCGCCCGTGCCGGAACCTGTGGCATTCATCCTGGAGGCCGAGCGGAAACGCCGGAAGGAAGCAAGCCAGTCACCTGACTCAACACCAAGGAAGGAAAAGCCATGACGACAGAGATGAAGGCGACAGCGGGGCCGTGGGAAATCAAGAAGTCCGCGATCGAAATAGAGCAAAGCGATTACGTGATTATCAGCAAGGGGGGTCGTGAAGGGAATTACTATATAGCGGCCGTTTCTTCTCAAAATGGAGAAGGGAAAACTGAAGCCAACGCCCATCTCATCGCCGAAGCCGGAACCATCGCGACGGACACCGGCCTCACGCCACGCCAGCTTGCTGAGCAGAGAGAGGAGTTGCTGGAGGCGTTGGAGGATATTTGCACACAGCTTCCTGCCGACAAATATGCCTTCGATTCCCAGCGTAAATCGCTTAAAAAGGCCCGCGCTGCCATCGCCAGAGCCCGTGGTGAGAACGCGGAGCCGGCTGTATGACGCGGTGGTTTTACTCGGACCCCCTCGCAGTGGCGTGGATGGGCCGAGAGTTTGGGATGCGGTTTATGAAGAATCGACTTGCATCCACCCCGACATCCTTATTGCAT encodes the following:
- a CDS encoding acyl-CoA desaturase, giving the protein MKKVADEGSEFGDESSSALTTSTLQGEHDLGREDELTPQRATADPAAALSGHPVWYRALRVGLALLPLIIVHLSLVSLFFVPPTWIELVLFVVMSQLTGIGVTVGFHRYLAHHAFKTSRWLQFVLATAGCTALQKGPLWWVIYHRQHHMHSDTEGDVHSPVVDGFWYAHMGWLFARDLMRPDLSSIRDLTKFPELVWLDHLWILPGFAAAGACYLIDGWSGLFWGYCLSTAVIFQITFAINSFGHVWGRQRFATGEQSRNNWVLGILAMGEGWHNNHHRAPTSARHGFAWYEVDAAYQVIRLLRKLRLVWDVRQPPAAALAAAGRTVSPA
- a CDS encoding tetratricopeptide repeat protein, with protein sequence MSMNIKVLALLGVLIAIPTQAKAVDPVLLYVGTFLGEYVAGKLIDEVWDSVTDKPDMRLLDARLKDLEYNSAMRGEMRDEIRKLRESVNERTTREEFRKMVQKTNAEIGSIKRRLDNIEERVEKLEVENDDLKNNTKNAENAEYFRLRGKKFRDATEFHRSIACFNIAVKLGTGKTLILSLDGRAHAYKLMNARDVALVDYSEAVAQYEKRTEADDKRDLLTWSELGVIIYNDRASAWTGKLEYKKAVTDYTDVIRINPNNTSAYIMRGCASVGGHHRARLIAWENHVDFEALVKYMKDSEKYSREYYYNPAGALKDFDEAIRREPKSSDAFRNRGIVHSFEGKFDDAVSDLSEAIHLDPADAGANFWLALTYEGTGKISEAASHYRQYAKLAPKQWEADKSKGAERVRQLMIKN
- a CDS encoding DUF4942 domain-containing protein; the encoded protein is MELRPQTPPQRERIKVMTCESTLFQSEQSTAQPEQTGLALQRSLSDITAEYDQKLASLPQAIANFEAAGTTLKTAACIGGTWGNSSIDTGHVYEGKLQDALLQSAWLHVYNGLNIERIASAADKRRFQQAMVSPAPFTLENIRATFGDFILNPRGNILRGLAEVFCDLDPAYKSHDKVRIGVKGLPKRVILSSLSDYGWGRDRLTNILNALAAYQNKPLAEYSETSHFLKDGDSLAIARGVRLKRFANGNGHLFFEPDALRDINLALAEYYGEVLPDTSEDKPTEKRPGTAVSKDLQYYPTPAAVVEQVLADVYIREGERVLEPSCGCGRFLDAIRKKGADAVGIEVDPGRAAQARAKGHKVLLANFLETVPTRDYDHVVMNPPFFGQHYAKHVNHALKFLKPGGKLTAILPATARYDHGLLNGRWQDLPVGSFSESGTNINTTVLTMWAPKEAA